ATGAACTATCAGTTAAAAGTCCAATTTCAGGCAACTCCACAAGAAAGGCAAAATGTTAATTTAAAAAACATATTTAATCAATAGATAAGATTTTAATTTTGCAATATTGTGGAAAAATTTATATGTCATCTTTTGAAGCGCTTCAATCTGGGTTGGAAGCTATTAAGCAAGGACGCTACTCAGAAGGTATTAATTTGCTAGAAAACTTTTGTCAATGCGAATTAACTTCTAAAACAGTATCTAAGGAATATTTACAAGCACAAATAAGTTTAGTTAAAGCCTATCACTGTACTGGAAAACGTGAAAAAGCTCGCGTATTATGTTCTCAACTTGCAGAAAGTAAAAATCTCCAGGTGCAATCTTGGGCACAGCGAATTATGCCATCTTTATCTGCTGAGTCTTCTGTAACTCCAGAAAATCTGCAACCAGAAACTTCATCTATTGCCCCTAAAATATTTCTGTCATCAGAGGAAGCAACCAAACTACTAGCACAAGCATATAAAGCGCTAAAATTTAGACGCTACATTGAAGCTATTCAAGTTCTTGAAGAATTTTGTCAAAGAAGTGATGCGAATACAAAAGACTATTCTCAAGCACAGATGTGGTTGGTGAAAGCTTATAAAGCCAATGGACAATTAGACAATGCGATCGCACTTCTAAAGCAACTTACCACAAGTGAGCAACAAGCTACGCAGATTTGGGCACAGCAATTTATCTTGACTTTATTACCAGAAAGTGAAGTGCCTTCTTCTGCAACAGAATCAACCACCTGCGAACAAAATCAACCTACATCTACACCAAAACAAGCTACTGCTGTGAAAATGAGAACTTTAAGCGAGTTCAAAAATTTCTGTCAGGAGAACTTAATCAATGATTTAAAGGCTACTGAAGCAACGAGAAAAGAAGTACTGAAATCTATCAGCTTTGTTGGGATTATTCTATTAATTATAGTTGGATTCCTAATTAAGTTCTTTCCTACAGAATATATAATTTTTTGTTTAATACATAAAATAAGTCTGCCATTTTTAATTATCTTTATATTTTTATTTGGGTTTTTAGGTTGTCTGTGGATATGGGTTGCTTTTTACACTTCTGCAACAGAAACTTATACTAGCGGCTTTAAATCAAAGATTATAGAAAAAATCTTTGATTTTATTAACACCGATAAAAATCTTAGCTATTCTAGCTGTTCATCAGATGCAGACAGAGATTATACTATGTCTGGTTTTATCCACAGCCAGCTTTTTCAAAACTTATTAAAGCCAAATAAGATTACGCAGAACGAATGTATTTTTGGGAAACTGCATGAGACACCCATCTTTTTTTCAGAAATTTGTGCGGAAGTAGAAGTGCATCATGCTTGGGCTAAATACTTGGATTTTCCAGAACATATAAGAATATTAAATTCATTCATGATACCGAGATTTATTACCAGACGTATTTTTGTATTAATGCTTCCTCTATATACTATTATTTTGTTAATCAAATGTATTAAGGCTTTGCCTTATATTGTCAGCCGAATGCTGAAAGGTCAGAAAATAGATTATCAACATTTTGAAGAAGAAGTATTTAGTAACAAAGTATCCAGAAAGAGCCTTTTTAAAGGTTTATTTTTTTCAGCTACTTTTCCGAAAAACTCGAAAAGCAAGACTTTGATTATACCAAAACTTATGAATTCAAATATTCATTCTTTAAACATAGGTAAAAAACAGATAATTAAACTAGAAGACCCTGAATTTACCAAATTTTTCACTGTCTATGGCAATGACCAAGTAGAAGCAAGATACATTTTATCTACGAACTTAATGGCAAAACTGGTTAATTTTAGAAAGAAAGCTGGTAGGAATATTTACGTTTCTTTTGTAGACAATATGATATATATTGCCATTGAGTATGCAGAAGATGTATTTGAACCTAAACTGTTTAAAACTATGTTAAGTTTTGCGCCTATGCGAGAATACTTTGAAAATATACAGTTGATGCTGGGAATTGTTGAAGACTTAAATCTCAATAGACATATATGGAGCCAGAATTAGTTAAAATAAATGCTGCATTATAAAAACAAGCTTAATTAACTCACGTTATGTAGCGATCGCTTCTTATTTACAAGTTATTTACAGCATCAGGATCGACACCAAGCGATCGCAACTGTTCTTTTAACCTTTCTACTTGTAACTCAGCTTGTTTAGCTCGCTCCTCAGCTTGTTTAGCTCGCTCCTCAGCTTGTTCTCGTGCTAAAATTTCTTGCTGTAGCGCTTCTACTAACTCCCCAGGAGCCAATAATTTCTCTCCTGTATCTTGTTTGTAAAAGGCAATCAATTGCTCTTCAATCTCTAATCGCAATTGCAAAGCCTCACTTCGCTTATCTGTAATTAGCTCATACTCTTGTCTAATTAAACGATAACCCCGCAGTTGTTCGGGAATCCATTCTCCTTTAGGGTCAAATAACCAGTACTCCAGTACTCCTAACTGTTCGTAGAGAGTTTTTTTGAAACTGATATCTTGCTCTCTAGTTCCTTGAGAAGTCATTTCAAAAATGACTAATGGTACTTGTACTTCTTCCCAAATTTTATAATTATCTCTGGCTCCAGGTGGAACATTACAGATTACCATTACATCTGGAGCTACCCTCAATCGAGGATAACCTTGAGCATAGTAGAGAAACTGATCTGCCAGAACAATAGTCGATTTGCCTGCAAGATACTGACGCAAAGCAACAACGGTGTTAATTATTGCATCAGCATGAACAGAAGTTTCTGCTAAAGGTTCACCATCCGAACTTGGATAAAAAATATCAGTTGATTCAGATTTGGGTACGAGGCTAGTCATAACTCACGCCACCAATTTAAGGGGATAATCTAAATACAATCTAAGCAATTTAATCGCGTTTTCTTAAAATATAAGACTTAGGTAAAAATTCTCTCTTCCTCATTCCTCTGTGAACTCTGTGCCTCTGTGGTTGGTTTATTCCATCATACGAGGGTGCGTTAGCAGAAGCTAACACACCCTACATTTTAAAAATTCTCGAAGTTAGCGATCGCCTGTTTCATCTTTTCCATAACCTCATCCACCGATATACTTCCTAACTCCCCTGAAGCACGTGTACGAATACTTAAGCTGTTGCTTTCAACTTCTTTCGCTCCCACTACCGCCATCACGGGTATTTTTTGTTTCTCTGCATTGCGGATAAGTTTACCCAGGCGATCGCCACTCAAATCGACTTCCGCACGGATACCCAAAACCTGCATCTTCGCTGCTACCTCTTTGGCAAAAGGTAGAAACTCATCACTCACAGGCAACAATCTCGCTTGCAGCGGTGCCAACCACAACGGGAAATCTCCCGCATATTCTTCAATCAAAATACCAATCAGCCGTTCTAATGAGCCAAAAGGCGCACGGTGAATCATCACCGGACGTTTGCGAGAACCATCTTCAGCAACATATTCTAAATCAAAGCGTTCTGGCAAGTTGTAATCTACCTGCACCGTTCCTAGCTGCCATTCCCGCTCTAGAGCATCTTGAAAGATAAAATCTAATTTGGGACCGTAAAATGCCGCTTCCCCAATTCCTTCAAAGTGATCCATCCCTAGTTGTTCGACAGCGCGACGAATTGCACCTTGGGCTTTTTCCCAAGCTTCATCAGAACCAATGTACTTATCTGAAGCTGGATCGCGGAAACTTAATCTCGCTTTAAAGTTTTTCAGTTGCAGTTTGTTGAACACCGACAAAATCAAATCCACTACATTGAGGAATTCTGTGTCAAGTTGTTCTGGGGTAACAAATAGGTGAGAATCATCCACCGTAAAACCGCGTACCCTAGTTAAGCCGCCCAATTCACCTGATTGTTCGTAGCGGTAGACTGTGCCAAATTCAGCCAAACGCATTGGTAATTCCCGATAAGAGCGTAACTCGCTTTGATATATCTGAATGTGGAAAGGACAATTCATCGGCTTCATCACAAAGCCTTGTTCAAGTGCTGCTCCTTCCTCATCTTCCGCCATCAAGGGGAACATATCTTCTTTATACTTCTGCCAGTGTCCAGATTTTTTAAATAAATCTACTTTACCGATGTGGGGCGTGACTACAGGCAAATAACCCCGTTTTAACTGTTCTTGTTGCAAAAAGTCTTGCAGAAGAGTCCGTAACAAAGTTCCTTTGGGTGTCCACAAAGGTAAACCGGGTCCGACTAAATCGGAAAAGACAAATAATCCCAGTTCTTTACCCAATTTTCGATGATCTCGGCGTTGCGCTTCTTCTTTGCGTCGCTTGTATTCGGCAAGTTGTTCTGGGGTTTCCCAAGCGGTGGCGTAAATGCGTTGTAGTTGCGCTTTGGTTTCATCTCCACGCCAATAAGCGCCGGCAACGCTTTCTAATTCAATCGCTTTCGGGTTTAAATCAGCGGTATTTTCTACATGAGGTCCCGCGCACAAATCCCACCATTCATTCCCCAAGTGGTAAATGGTGATTGGTTCGGATTTAATATCTTGGAGAATTTCTAATTTGTAAGGTTCGTTAATTTTCTGAATTCGGCTTTCGGCTTCAGAGCGGCTAACTTCTTCGCGAATTACGGGAATTTTGCGATTGATGATTTTCACCATCTCTTTCTGGATGGCTTTCAAATCTTTGTCGGTAAATGGTTCGGGACTGTCAAAATCGTAATAAAAGCCGTTTTCAATCCACGGACCAATTGTAACTTGCGCTTTGGGAAACAGCTTTTGTACTGCCATTGCCATCACATGAGAAGCTGTGTGACGAATCTTTCGCAAATTTTCCGATTCGCTGCTACGCGGTAAGTACATTTTTTCGAGTTGTTCTGCTTGATTAGAAGATGATTGTGGCGGCATCGGCTGTTGAACCATTGGCTAAGTAATTATATGATGACTTGCGATCGCTCAAGTTTCAAAAAATATACCCAAATATAACGAGGGCTTCTTTTCTGTGCTTTGTCAGGTTTAAAGCTATCATGGATGCACTTTAACATCACGGCTCAATTTCCTTTATGATGCTCTTTGACATAAAAAGAGCGATTAGTTACTCTGCCGCCCTGCAATAGTTGCACGTTAACTGTAATATAAATTCTTTTTATCTTATATATTTAGTTAGCAGTATTAAATATATCTTTCAAATAAGCGCTTTGTGTTGATCTCTGCAAAGTCTGAAAGATTATTTTTTTTACTGGCTGTACGATCAGCTGTTTTCATAATTTATATCAAAACCCTTCCAGTATATCATATTTCTCATAATTAAACTTTAATAGAAATTTTTTATTAAGCTGCATCTATCTTAACGCTGCAAGTACAGCTATATCTATCGGAACTGTACAAACCTTTCATGTAGCTTATATAATTAAATTGTAACGTTTTTTACAAAAATATAACTATTTCTGTCTTATGACGTATATAAGAAAAATGTAAAGAAATGTAAATAACGTTAATATTAGTAAGAAAGTTAGAAATATGCCTCTGATTTATGCGAGACTCAAACTTACCAGAGCCAGAGTTGTTGAAGACGGTTTTGCAGCCGTTGTTAGAAGATTTTCAGTATTGGTTTGCGCGATCGCGTCAATTGCTGGAAACTGAGCAACTCTCATTTATGAGTGACCAGGAGCAATCCGATCTACTGTTGCGAGTCAAGCAGGCTCAAGACAAAGTGAACACGGCGAAAATGCTGTTTGCTGCAACTGACGGACAAGTCGGCATTGAGATGGAAACCTTAATGCCTTGGCATAAATTAGTCACAGAATGTTGGCAAGTGGCGATGCGCTTCCGTCAAGATCGAGAAGTTTAATGTTTTTTAGATGAGAACTTTGCTAAACTGCTTGGCAATAGCAAAACGGTATATAAGTCGAAGAGATACTACAAAATCGTTCAAATCCTTTGAATTAAGAAAATATTGTATTTTATGATACTTAACATTGACTGACAGTTAAAAAAATTGTCTCACATCCAGATAAGCGCACCTTATGTGCGTTAAGTATTCGCTTTACCCTGGAGTCCCAGTATCGGCAAAGCAAAGTAGGGGTGGGGAATCCAAGCAGCCAAAACGACAACATAAATTTTTAAAACCGCAGTACCTGGAGGAAAAACCGATGTTACACTTACTTTACATTCTTGCTTTTACCATCCTTGCTTTTATAGCCGTTGCCAACTTAATTCGCAACCTGATGATGTTCAGTTTTGACACAGACCGAACTTATTCCAGGTCATCAATTCAGCAGGGAAACTCGGCATATATGTCGTCATCAAGAAAACAATTTATACCTCATCCAGAGTTATTAGACAGTTCCGGAAATTTAATTAAAGAACCTCTATTGGTAATGCGTTCAGTCAACGTTGAAGATGCTCGTCAACAATTAGATGCTCTTTATGAATCTTCCCCAGGACAAAAGAGTGAGAAGGAGGAAGGCTAAATAGTTAGGAGTTAACAGTGATGAGTGATGAGTTATGAGTTAAGAATTAAAACTCCTAACTCATAACTTATAACTCGTAACTAAATTACGCTTCGATAACTACGCGGAGATTACCGCGTTTTTTGGCGACGCGACAAGCAGTGGTGTTACCAGAGCGTTCAAATTCTAAATCGAGAACGGTAGCACCAACGCGCAAATTCTGGAACGACAACCGATTAATTGACTCTGGCAAAGCGGGGTCAATTATTCGCAAGCAGTTATTTTGAGCATCAGGCACCAAGTTGACCATCATTTGCAGTAATTGAAAGATACTGCCAGTAGCCCAAGCTTGAGGAGTACAAGCGACAGGATATTGCACGGGAGCGTTATCACCGTTACGTTCATAGCCGCATAAAAGTTCTGGGGGACGGTGGTAGGGTTGCTGGCTAGTCATATCGATCAAGCCTTGGTACAATTCTAAAGCTTGATCGATTAAACCAAGCGATCGCAAACCCATTGCAATCAGCGCGTTGTCGTGGGGCCAAACTGAACCAATATGATACCCCATCGGATTGTAAGCTGGTGACAAACTACTTAGGGTGCGAATGCCCCAACCATTAAACATATCCGGCGCCCGCAACCGCTCTGCCACACTGTAAGCTTTTTCTGGGGTGAAAATTCCTAAAAGCAGACAATGACCGGGATTTGAGGTAATGCTATCTACATGCTTACCGTCTCCATCCAAAGCAAGAGCGCAGAAATCCTCGTCTTCCATCCAGAAATCTCGATTGAAACGAACTTTCAGGTTTCTAGCCTCTTCTTGCCAGCGGTCAGCCAAATCAAGCCGCTTTTTCATCCTGGCAATTTCTGCCAGACGCATTTTCGCAGCGTACACATAAGCTTGCACTTCACAAAGGGCAATTGGTCCGCTTGCTAATTCTCCCTTGCGGTCTACAATACAATCACCAGAATCTTTCCAGCCTTGGTTAGCAAGACCGCGTTTAGATTTGCAATAGTAGCTTAAGTAGCTAGTTTCTTTAGTGTTGCGATCAATCCACTCCATTGCTGCTAGAGCGTGTGACCAAAGTTGCTCTAGAGTTTCTTGATCGTGAGTCCAAGTGTAGTATTCAGCATACAACATCAGCCACAGAGGAGTAGCATCAACAGTACCGTAATACGGCGTGTGGGGAATTTCTTGACAACGCGCCATTTCTCCCAATCGCAACTCGTGTAAAATCTTACCTGGTTCCTCTTCACGCCAATCATCTTCACTTTTACCTTGGTATGCGGCTAAAAGAAAAAGAGTTTCTTTGGCGATTTGCGGATTTAACATTAAGCTTTGGTAAGCTGTAATCAGCGAATCCCGCCCAAATAGTGAAGAAAACCACGGCACACCGGCAGAAACAGTTTTATGCTTGCCAAAAGACTGCCGCAACAAATACATATCTTGTTCCGCTCGTTCGATAACTCGATTAAACAAGCTTTTATCTGAGCGAATTCGGGTAATTTGTTGTCCCCAGTGCTGTTCTTCCATCACCTCAGCGGCTTTTGCTTGTCCTAAGGTGGCAGGCGCACTTACAGTAGAGCTAGATTTGTTGTTTGTTAACATATTCACTCGATAACCCAGTTTTTGGGTTTCGTGGGAAGCCAATTCCATCCGCCAAACCGCTGTGTAACCTTTGAAAGAGTCGGGGATTCGATGTTGGAATTGAATGCGCGATTCCATAACTGAGCCATCTAGACCTTGATAGGCTAGTGTCAACATTTCTGGTGTCGCTGTTGTCTGTATCGACGAAATACCATCACCTGTTAGTATTGCTTCCTCAGTTGTTGGGTCTAGTAAACGCAAAAGTTTACCGCGTTTTTGTCTGTCATA
This Tolypothrix sp. NIES-4075 DNA region includes the following protein-coding sequences:
- a CDS encoding DUF2973 domain-containing protein, yielding MLHLLYILAFTILAFIAVANLIRNLMMFSFDTDRTYSRSSIQQGNSAYMSSSRKQFIPHPELLDSSGNLIKEPLLVMRSVNVEDARQQLDALYESSPGQKSEKEEG
- a CDS encoding DUF3137 domain-containing protein encodes the protein MSSFEALQSGLEAIKQGRYSEGINLLENFCQCELTSKTVSKEYLQAQISLVKAYHCTGKREKARVLCSQLAESKNLQVQSWAQRIMPSLSAESSVTPENLQPETSSIAPKIFLSSEEATKLLAQAYKALKFRRYIEAIQVLEEFCQRSDANTKDYSQAQMWLVKAYKANGQLDNAIALLKQLTTSEQQATQIWAQQFILTLLPESEVPSSATESTTCEQNQPTSTPKQATAVKMRTLSEFKNFCQENLINDLKATEATRKEVLKSISFVGIILLIIVGFLIKFFPTEYIIFCLIHKISLPFLIIFIFLFGFLGCLWIWVAFYTSATETYTSGFKSKIIEKIFDFINTDKNLSYSSCSSDADRDYTMSGFIHSQLFQNLLKPNKITQNECIFGKLHETPIFFSEICAEVEVHHAWAKYLDFPEHIRILNSFMIPRFITRRIFVLMLPLYTIILLIKCIKALPYIVSRMLKGQKIDYQHFEEEVFSNKVSRKSLFKGLFFSATFPKNSKSKTLIIPKLMNSNIHSLNIGKKQIIKLEDPEFTKFFTVYGNDQVEARYILSTNLMAKLVNFRKKAGRNIYVSFVDNMIYIAIEYAEDVFEPKLFKTMLSFAPMREYFENIQLMLGIVEDLNLNRHIWSQN
- a CDS encoding Uma2 family endonuclease; translated protein: MTSLVPKSESTDIFYPSSDGEPLAETSVHADAIINTVVALRQYLAGKSTIVLADQFLYYAQGYPRLRVAPDVMVICNVPPGARDNYKIWEEVQVPLVIFEMTSQGTREQDISFKKTLYEQLGVLEYWLFDPKGEWIPEQLRGYRLIRQEYELITDKRSEALQLRLEIEEQLIAFYKQDTGEKLLAPGELVEALQQEILAREQAEERAKQAEERAKQAELQVERLKEQLRSLGVDPDAVNNL
- a CDS encoding DUF2605 domain-containing protein, whose amino-acid sequence is MRDSNLPEPELLKTVLQPLLEDFQYWFARSRQLLETEQLSFMSDQEQSDLLLRVKQAQDKVNTAKMLFAATDGQVGIEMETLMPWHKLVTECWQVAMRFRQDREV
- the thrS gene encoding threonine--tRNA ligase, whose translation is MVQQPMPPQSSSNQAEQLEKMYLPRSSESENLRKIRHTASHVMAMAVQKLFPKAQVTIGPWIENGFYYDFDSPEPFTDKDLKAIQKEMVKIINRKIPVIREEVSRSEAESRIQKINEPYKLEILQDIKSEPITIYHLGNEWWDLCAGPHVENTADLNPKAIELESVAGAYWRGDETKAQLQRIYATAWETPEQLAEYKRRKEEAQRRDHRKLGKELGLFVFSDLVGPGLPLWTPKGTLLRTLLQDFLQQEQLKRGYLPVVTPHIGKVDLFKKSGHWQKYKEDMFPLMAEDEEGAALEQGFVMKPMNCPFHIQIYQSELRSYRELPMRLAEFGTVYRYEQSGELGGLTRVRGFTVDDSHLFVTPEQLDTEFLNVVDLILSVFNKLQLKNFKARLSFRDPASDKYIGSDEAWEKAQGAIRRAVEQLGMDHFEGIGEAAFYGPKLDFIFQDALEREWQLGTVQVDYNLPERFDLEYVAEDGSRKRPVMIHRAPFGSLERLIGILIEEYAGDFPLWLAPLQARLLPVSDEFLPFAKEVAAKMQVLGIRAEVDLSGDRLGKLIRNAEKQKIPVMAVVGAKEVESNSLSIRTRASGELGSISVDEVMEKMKQAIANFENF
- a CDS encoding amylo-alpha-1,6-glucosidase, with translation MTPDKLTFADKISLDGKTFVHAEQIPIPEWPSVVTQRPQPTLTVKDDDLFFVTDTIGNISGCSLNDGNPSMGLFCSDTRFLSRLELQIEGRSPVLLSSTADKGFSLSVLCTNPRIDDRLNADSVGIRRELVLNGALFEEIEVANYSTTTVTFELTISFDADFVDLFEVRGYDRQKRGKLLRLLDPTTEEAILTGDGISSIQTTATPEMLTLAYQGLDGSVMESRIQFQHRIPDSFKGYTAVWRMELASHETQKLGYRVNMLTNNKSSSTVSAPATLGQAKAAEVMEEQHWGQQITRIRSDKSLFNRVIERAEQDMYLLRQSFGKHKTVSAGVPWFSSLFGRDSLITAYQSLMLNPQIAKETLFLLAAYQGKSEDDWREEEPGKILHELRLGEMARCQEIPHTPYYGTVDATPLWLMLYAEYYTWTHDQETLEQLWSHALAAMEWIDRNTKETSYLSYYCKSKRGLANQGWKDSGDCIVDRKGELASGPIALCEVQAYVYAAKMRLAEIARMKKRLDLADRWQEEARNLKVRFNRDFWMEDEDFCALALDGDGKHVDSITSNPGHCLLLGIFTPEKAYSVAERLRAPDMFNGWGIRTLSSLSPAYNPMGYHIGSVWPHDNALIAMGLRSLGLIDQALELYQGLIDMTSQQPYHRPPELLCGYERNGDNAPVQYPVACTPQAWATGSIFQLLQMMVNLVPDAQNNCLRIIDPALPESINRLSFQNLRVGATVLDLEFERSGNTTACRVAKKRGNLRVVIEA